In Nostoc sp. CENA543, a single genomic region encodes these proteins:
- a CDS encoding S8 family serine peptidase encodes MTKKLTWIFWGFGASVLSLPVLAVAVQSSLGTNGIDALKLHQAPYNLLGRKIAIGQVEIGRPGMFGWDKAVSKNRAVSLAAVFSRNAPAKSNNGVDPHAYNVAGVMVSRDKAYPGVAPQARLYSTAVGSTKNTGQPEECLSAQHIALQNGGDVRAINFSFGEPLNRDPRPDATLDGNALLTLCVDWSSRVHDVLYAIAGNQGKGGIPIPTDNFNGINVAFSSRRGGIFNKVDVSNLAGLNQGVSGRLAGKEFNLDGRRAIGIVAPGSNIPLLNPDGKLNKVTGTSFAAPHVTATVALLQEFGDRQLRKKQPNWSVDSRRHQVMKAVLMNSADKIQDKGNGLLLGMTRTLIDKQNQDWLASDAYQNPKVPLDAQMGTGHLNVSRAYQQFSAGQWQPTAAIPSLGWDYRQVDVNNAVDYTLAKPLKQGSYVSITLAWDRLVELKDANNNQMYDVGEKFSDRGLNNLDLYLVKADAQTTDKGVICSSISEIDSVEHIFCPVPANGNYKIRVQFQKQANEPTQAYALAWWTVGN; translated from the coding sequence ATGACTAAAAAACTAACTTGGATATTCTGGGGATTCGGTGCTTCGGTTTTGAGTTTGCCGGTGTTGGCTGTGGCTGTACAAAGTTCTTTAGGAACTAATGGTATTGATGCTTTGAAGTTACATCAGGCTCCTTATAATTTATTGGGACGGAAAATTGCTATAGGTCAGGTGGAAATTGGTCGTCCGGGGATGTTTGGTTGGGATAAGGCGGTTTCTAAAAATCGCGCTGTTTCTTTGGCGGCAGTTTTTTCGCGCAATGCTCCGGCTAAGTCTAATAATGGTGTTGACCCCCACGCTTACAATGTGGCTGGCGTTATGGTCAGTAGAGATAAGGCTTATCCTGGAGTCGCTCCACAGGCGAGACTATATTCTACTGCTGTAGGTTCTACAAAAAATACGGGTCAACCAGAAGAGTGTTTATCAGCTCAACACATTGCTTTGCAAAATGGCGGTGATGTTCGTGCTATTAACTTTAGTTTTGGCGAACCTTTGAACCGCGACCCCCGGCCTGATGCGACTTTAGACGGTAATGCTTTATTGACGCTATGTGTTGATTGGTCTAGTCGTGTGCATGATGTTTTGTATGCGATCGCAGGCAATCAAGGTAAAGGTGGTATTCCTATCCCTACAGATAATTTTAACGGAATCAACGTGGCTTTTTCATCCCGACGGGGAGGGATTTTTAATAAAGTCGATGTTTCTAATCTGGCTGGTTTAAATCAAGGGGTGAGTGGAAGGCTAGCTGGTAAGGAATTTAATTTGGATGGACGGCGTGCTATAGGTATAGTTGCACCTGGGAGTAATATTCCTCTGTTGAATCCTGATGGCAAATTAAATAAAGTCACAGGTACAAGCTTTGCTGCGCCTCATGTGACGGCTACTGTGGCTTTACTCCAAGAATTTGGCGACAGACAACTACGCAAAAAACAACCCAATTGGAGTGTTGACAGTCGTCGCCATCAAGTGATGAAGGCTGTGTTGATGAATTCCGCAGATAAAATCCAAGATAAAGGTAATGGTTTACTGTTGGGGATGACGCGGACTTTGATTGATAAACAAAATCAAGATTGGTTAGCTTCTGATGCTTACCAAAACCCCAAAGTACCTTTAGATGCTCAAATGGGAACGGGTCATTTAAATGTTTCTCGTGCCTATCAACAGTTTAGTGCTGGTCAATGGCAACCGACAGCTGCTATCCCCTCTCTTGGCTGGGATTATCGACAGGTAGATGTTAATAATGCTGTTGATTATACGTTAGCAAAACCGTTAAAGCAAGGAAGTTATGTTTCTATCACTTTGGCTTGGGATCGCTTAGTCGAACTCAAGGATGCTAACAATAATCAAATGTATGATGTGGGAGAAAAATTTAGCGATCGCGGTTTAAATAATTTAGACCTTTATCTCGTCAAAGCCGATGCTCAAACTACCGATAAAGGCGTGATTTGTTCTTCTATTAGTGAAATCGATAGCGTAGAACATATTTTTTGTCCTGTACCTGCTAACGGTAACTACAAAATTCGTGTACAGTTCCAAAAACAAGCCAACGAACCGACTCAAGCCTATGCTTTGGCGTGGTGGACTGTTGGGAATTAG
- a CDS encoding peptidylprolyl isomerase yields MSQTITITSEDIISQIKISFKTSELIEDILSFKIIQNAAEQAGITVSDQELQQAADQMRLSQNLKNADDTWEWLNKNYLSLEDFEKLVYKNTLSGKLAVHLFADKIEPYFYEHQLDYVSVVCYEILLEDEDLAMELFYAIQEGEMSFFEVAHKYIENKDLRRKLGYKGKLYRKDLKPEISAAVFAAKPPQLLKPILTSKGAHLILVEEIIQPELNNLLRHKIATELFNDWVKQQIEQLDFTTAL; encoded by the coding sequence ATGTCACAAACAATTACTATTACCAGCGAAGATATCATTTCTCAAATCAAAATATCTTTTAAAACATCTGAATTAATCGAAGATATTCTGAGCTTTAAAATCATTCAAAATGCCGCAGAACAAGCAGGTATTACAGTTAGTGACCAAGAATTACAGCAAGCGGCAGACCAAATGAGATTGAGCCAAAATCTCAAGAATGCAGATGATACTTGGGAATGGTTAAATAAAAATTACCTTTCTTTAGAAGATTTTGAAAAATTAGTTTATAAAAACACTCTATCCGGTAAATTAGCTGTCCATTTATTCGCAGATAAAATTGAGCCTTACTTTTATGAACATCAGCTAGATTATGTCAGTGTAGTCTGCTATGAAATTCTCTTAGAAGATGAAGATTTAGCAATGGAACTTTTCTATGCTATTCAAGAAGGTGAAATGAGTTTCTTTGAAGTGGCTCATAAATATATTGAAAATAAAGATTTACGTAGAAAGTTAGGTTATAAAGGTAAACTGTATCGCAAAGACTTAAAACCAGAAATTTCTGCGGCTGTGTTTGCAGCAAAACCACCACAGTTACTTAAGCCAATTTTGACCTCTAAAGGGGCGCATCTAATTTTAGTAGAAGAAATTATTCAGCCAGAGCTAAATAATTTGTTACGTCATAAAATCGCTACAGAGTTATTTAACGACTGGGTGAAGCAACAAATTGAACAATTAGATTTTACTACAGCCCTATAA
- a CDS encoding serpin family protein, translating into MNRQKFSGVKRSFLQRRYAVSLGRRYVLAAASVVLFGVLGCSQVNDSTSALAQSELSPTASSVQKKTVIPDTKIISANNKFGFKLFQEISKQEDNTKNIFVSPTSIAIALSMTYNGASGSTQQAMAKTLELQGINLPELNSAYASLHQLLKNPDQNVQLQIANSLWANQNASLRPEFIQKAKDFYQAQVTSLNFQDAATPKTINKWVKDNTKGKIDSIVDKIEPNQVLFLVNAIYFKGQWSEKFDVSQTKSQPFYISSTQQKQHPMMSQKGEYKYYENEQFQAVSLPYGQNGKVSLYVFLPKPNSNLKAFSQNLNAENWDKWMSQFRQREGSIKLPKFQTDYDITLNDALKALGMGEAFTEQANFSGMGKNLAISQVRHKTFVEVNEEGTEASAATSVGIVATSIKQPETPFNMVVDRPFFTAIRDNQTGSILFMGAINDPT; encoded by the coding sequence ATGAATCGGCAGAAATTCAGTGGTGTGAAAAGAAGTTTCCTGCAAAGACGTTACGCTGTTAGCTTAGGAAGACGTTATGTTTTAGCGGCAGCTAGCGTGGTTTTGTTTGGGGTGTTAGGTTGTTCCCAGGTAAATGATAGTACCAGTGCGCTAGCACAATCTGAACTATCACCCACAGCTTCATCGGTGCAAAAAAAAACAGTAATTCCCGATACTAAAATTATCTCTGCTAATAATAAGTTTGGCTTCAAGCTATTTCAGGAAATCTCCAAACAAGAGGATAACACCAAGAATATCTTTGTGTCGCCGACTAGTATCGCGATCGCTTTGTCCATGACCTACAATGGGGCTAGCGGCTCGACTCAGCAAGCAATGGCTAAGACTCTGGAGTTACAGGGTATCAATCTCCCAGAACTTAACTCTGCTTATGCTTCACTCCATCAGCTGCTCAAAAATCCTGATCAAAATGTCCAATTGCAGATTGCTAACTCGTTATGGGCAAATCAAAATGCTAGTCTGCGTCCAGAGTTTATTCAAAAAGCCAAAGATTTCTATCAAGCTCAAGTCACAAGTTTAAATTTTCAGGATGCTGCTACCCCGAAAACGATTAACAAATGGGTAAAAGATAATACCAAGGGTAAAATTGACAGCATTGTTGACAAAATAGAACCGAATCAAGTTCTATTCTTAGTGAACGCCATATATTTCAAAGGTCAATGGAGTGAAAAGTTTGATGTCAGTCAAACTAAATCCCAGCCTTTTTACATCTCCTCAACTCAGCAAAAACAACACCCCATGATGTCACAAAAGGGTGAATATAAATACTACGAGAATGAACAATTTCAGGCTGTGAGTTTGCCTTATGGTCAAAATGGGAAAGTGAGTCTGTACGTTTTTCTACCCAAGCCAAACTCTAACCTCAAGGCCTTTTCTCAAAACTTAAATGCTGAAAATTGGGACAAATGGATGTCTCAATTTAGACAGCGTGAAGGCTCAATTAAATTACCCAAGTTTCAGACAGATTATGATATCACCCTCAACGACGCATTGAAGGCTTTGGGTATGGGTGAGGCTTTTACTGAACAAGCTAACTTTTCCGGTATGGGGAAAAATCTGGCTATCAGTCAGGTAAGACATAAAACTTTTGTAGAAGTCAATGAAGAAGGTACAGAAGCTAGTGCGGCTACTTCTGTGGGGATAGTGGCTACATCCATCAAACAGCCAGAAACACCATTTAATATGGTTGTTGACCGTCCCTTCTTTACTGCCATTCGTGACAATCAAACAGGTAGTATCTTATTTATGGGTGCAATAAATGACCCAACCTAA
- a CDS encoding Tab2/Atab2 family RNA-binding protein, whose amino-acid sequence MSLVWQADFYRSPHKDAAGHTLWELLICDSTRSFEYTATCLQSEANASWLTMQFQQAANGNLPDVIQVFRPQSLSLIETAGENLGVKVVPSRQTVALKEWLTQKQYPIAIDKPPPLPLPENLWGEEWRFATIPAGDLVDLFSDRPIPIVSMPESLQPLNLGLASTVAIPGVVIFGGRRSLRLAQWLQSVNPVSLEYIAGAPDGLVLEASLVDRWILVTFEDTEVTAAAKVYEQRKQQSRGLHFLIVQPDDSGMTYTGVWLLQE is encoded by the coding sequence ATGAGTCTGGTTTGGCAAGCTGATTTTTATCGTAGTCCTCATAAAGATGCCGCAGGTCATACTTTATGGGAGTTGTTGATTTGTGATTCCACTCGTAGTTTTGAATATACTGCTACCTGTCTTCAGTCTGAGGCGAACGCCAGTTGGTTAACTATGCAGTTTCAGCAGGCGGCTAATGGCAACTTACCAGATGTTATTCAGGTATTTCGTCCCCAATCCTTGAGTTTAATTGAGACAGCCGGGGAAAATCTAGGTGTTAAAGTTGTACCATCACGCCAAACTGTGGCTTTGAAAGAATGGTTAACCCAAAAGCAATATCCCATAGCCATAGATAAACCCCCACCATTACCCTTACCGGAAAACCTTTGGGGGGAGGAATGGCGATTTGCGACAATTCCGGCTGGTGATCTTGTGGATTTATTTAGCGATCGCCCAATTCCCATTGTGTCTATGCCAGAATCTCTACAACCCCTAAATCTAGGTTTGGCATCAACAGTAGCAATTCCTGGTGTAGTGATTTTTGGTGGTAGGCGATCGCTCCGTTTAGCCCAATGGCTACAATCAGTAAATCCCGTCTCTCTTGAATATATTGCTGGTGCGCCAGATGGTTTAGTTTTAGAAGCCAGTTTAGTAGATAGATGGATTTTAGTAACTTTTGAAGACACAGAAGTTACAGCCGCCGCTAAAGTTTACGAACAGCGCAAACAGCAAAGCCGAGGACTACATTTTTTGATAGTACAACCCGATGATTCCGGCATGACTTACACAGGTGTGTGGTTGTTACAAGAATAG
- a CDS encoding helix-turn-helix domain-containing protein, whose protein sequence is MSEHRSQNIQGKYLTPFQRKLLEKSLQENLATSYRQRIEIMLLADDGKSQTVICRRLGCSPATVRHWMHIARAGMAHQWQDCPIGRPKTVNEQYTERLRELVNSNPRDYGYPFRRWTANFLERHLAKEFGIEISDRHIKRLLKQMGLSTIPQKNQLQNQPNQPSGGSKILIGNLDNKTTAENTNFLLTQLEQA, encoded by the coding sequence ATGTCTGAACATCGATCACAAAATATTCAGGGTAAGTATTTAACACCGTTTCAACGCAAATTATTAGAAAAGAGTTTGCAAGAAAATCTTGCGACATCTTACCGCCAGCGCATTGAAATTATGTTACTGGCAGATGATGGTAAATCACAAACCGTAATTTGTCGGAGATTGGGTTGTTCTCCTGCAACTGTGAGACATTGGATGCACATAGCGCGTGCGGGTATGGCTCATCAATGGCAAGATTGTCCTATTGGTCGTCCTAAAACAGTAAATGAGCAATATACTGAAAGATTAAGAGAATTAGTTAACAGTAATCCCCGTGATTATGGCTATCCTTTCCGACGTTGGACAGCTAATTTTTTAGAGAGACATTTAGCTAAAGAATTCGGTATAGAAATCAGCGATCGCCACATCAAACGCTTGCTCAAACAAATGGGTTTATCAACTATTCCCCAAAAGAATCAACTACAAAATCAGCCAAATCAACCAAGTGGTGGTTCAAAAATTTTAATTGGTAATTTAGACAATAAAACCACTGCTGAAAACACTAATTTTCTCCTCACACAATTAGAGCAAGCTTGA
- a CDS encoding HlyD family efflux transporter periplasmic adaptor subunit: MPNTTLLDEQVDNPPTENQIEPENFSTQTVENNTDDWSNATKELLDSLPQVWTRGLLYFLVIFVSIIIPWSMLSKVDETGTGRGRLEPKGKTVRLDTSVVGTVAEIRVKEGEAVKAGQTLLTLDSELTKAELREIQEKLEGQLNRLSQLNSSKNQLVVALATQQQQNQSQELEKQTQIDQARRNLDALINAYNFQKDEKLAQVNQAKQAIGHSQTASLLVAGSLASTEREVQRYNNLYKEGIVPEINLVEKQDIAKEKQKLYEQSKSDVAQAKLRLAEQQSSYERSIRQAKADIEQARLRLTEQENSYQTLTRSGKLAVLKIEEQQKSLDTDITALQSEIAQTKRQIESLQIQLEQRNLKAPVDGILFQLPIQKAGSVVQPGAMVAEISPKGSPLIIRAQMATNESGFLRTGLPVKLKFDAYPFQDYGIVEGKLVEISPTTSEIDTPNGKVSAYNLEIALQKDCIPSANKCIPLRPGDTATAEVIIRQRRIIDFLLDPFKKLQQGGVKL; this comes from the coding sequence ATGCCTAACACCACCCTATTAGATGAACAGGTAGATAATCCCCCAACAGAAAATCAAATTGAGCCGGAAAATTTTTCTACACAAACTGTAGAAAATAACACTGATGATTGGTCTAATGCTACTAAGGAATTACTTGATAGCTTACCCCAAGTTTGGACAAGAGGATTACTATATTTTCTAGTTATCTTTGTATCTATCATTATACCTTGGTCAATGTTATCCAAAGTCGATGAAACTGGTACTGGTAGAGGCAGGTTAGAACCAAAAGGGAAGACAGTAAGACTCGATACATCTGTTGTAGGAACTGTCGCAGAAATTCGCGTCAAAGAAGGTGAAGCAGTTAAAGCAGGTCAAACATTATTAACATTAGACTCTGAATTAACTAAGGCTGAACTTAGAGAAATTCAAGAAAAATTAGAAGGACAATTAAATCGTCTCTCACAGCTAAATTCCTCTAAAAATCAATTAGTTGTCGCTTTAGCCACTCAACAACAGCAAAATCAATCTCAAGAATTAGAAAAGCAAACCCAAATTGACCAAGCACGCAGAAATCTTGATGCTTTGATTAATGCTTATAATTTCCAGAAAGATGAAAAGTTAGCACAAGTTAACCAAGCTAAACAAGCAATTGGTCACAGTCAAACGGCTAGTCTTTTAGTTGCTGGTAGTTTAGCCAGTACAGAACGGGAAGTACAACGTTACAATAATCTTTACAAAGAAGGAATTGTTCCCGAAATTAATCTTGTGGAAAAGCAAGATATTGCCAAAGAAAAACAAAAGTTATATGAACAAAGTAAGTCTGATGTAGCGCAGGCTAAGTTACGTCTAGCAGAACAACAAAGTAGTTATGAACGCAGTATTCGCCAAGCCAAAGCAGATATTGAACAAGCTCGTCTGCGTTTAACGGAACAAGAAAACAGCTATCAAACTTTAACTCGTTCTGGTAAGTTAGCTGTACTGAAAATTGAAGAACAACAAAAGTCCTTAGATACAGATATTACTGCTCTCCAATCAGAAATAGCCCAGACAAAAAGACAAATTGAATCCTTACAAATTCAATTAGAACAACGCAATCTCAAAGCACCTGTAGACGGTATTCTCTTCCAATTACCAATTCAAAAAGCAGGTTCTGTTGTACAACCAGGTGCAATGGTAGCAGAAATTTCTCCCAAAGGTTCACCTTTAATTATTAGAGCGCAAATGGCGACTAATGAAAGTGGATTTTTGCGGACAGGATTACCAGTCAAGCTAAAATTTGATGCCTATCCTTTCCAAGATTATGGAATCGTTGAAGGAAAATTAGTAGAAATTTCGCCTACTACATCAGAAATAGATACTCCCAATGGTAAAGTCTCTGCATATAACTTAGAAATCGCCTTACAAAAAGATTGTATTCCTTCCGCTAATAAATGTATTCCCTTACGTCCTGGTGATACGGCAACGGCTGAGGTGATCATTCGTCAACGTCGCATTATTGATTTCCTACTTGATCCGTTTAAGAAATTACAGCAGGGAGGAGTAAAGCTTTAA
- the fghA gene encoding S-formylglutathione hydrolase encodes MNNLNLISEYKNFDGQLGFYSHHSSSCNSEMRFAVYQPPQASQNPVPVLYFLSGLTCTEENFIVKAGAQRYAAEYGLMLVAPDTSPRNTGIAGEDDNWDFGIGAGFYVDATEAPWRSHYQMYSYIVQELPAIIAANFPVQPENQGICGHSMGGHGALVCAMRNPNLYKSVSAFAPIVAPMRCPWGQKAFQGYLGSNQETWRAYDASELVQQVGFHSAILIDQGTADKFLEVQLLTDVFAQACKTVNQPLNLRYQAGYDHSYYFIASFIEDHIRHHAIAFGLM; translated from the coding sequence ATGAATAATCTCAATTTAATCTCTGAATATAAAAATTTTGACGGTCAACTCGGCTTTTATTCTCATCACTCTTCAAGCTGCAATAGTGAAATGCGTTTTGCAGTTTATCAGCCACCACAAGCTAGCCAAAACCCTGTACCCGTTCTGTATTTTCTCTCTGGTTTAACTTGTACTGAGGAGAATTTTATCGTGAAAGCCGGGGCGCAACGTTATGCGGCTGAGTATGGTTTGATGTTAGTTGCACCGGATACTAGTCCCCGTAACACTGGAATTGCTGGTGAGGATGATAACTGGGACTTTGGTATTGGTGCGGGTTTTTATGTGGATGCGACAGAAGCACCTTGGCGATCGCACTATCAAATGTATAGTTATATTGTGCAGGAATTACCAGCTATCATTGCCGCTAATTTTCCTGTACAGCCTGAAAATCAAGGGATTTGCGGTCATTCAATGGGTGGACACGGGGCGTTAGTATGTGCAATGCGAAATCCTAATTTATACAAATCAGTATCAGCATTTGCACCCATAGTTGCCCCGATGCGTTGTCCTTGGGGACAAAAAGCTTTTCAAGGTTATTTAGGTAGCAATCAAGAAACTTGGCGTGCTTATGATGCTAGCGAATTAGTACAGCAAGTTGGCTTTCACAGTGCAATTTTGATAGATCAAGGGACTGCTGATAAATTTTTAGAAGTGCAACTACTCACAGATGTATTTGCCCAAGCTTGTAAAACTGTGAACCAACCCCTAAACTTGCGATATCAAGCAGGTTATGACCATAGTTACTATTTTATCGCCAGTTTTATAGAAGATCATATTCGCCATCATGCGATCGCTTTTGGTTTAATGTGA
- a CDS encoding peptidase domain-containing ABC transporter yields MTTNNLSTSVISLAQFNQTLGYSLSETEFNQCLQQVKFINPKVGKFWQGTDVEPGIYLVISGKVRLLNDAGELVTSLEAGASFGEFTLFPEVRFQPYAARASVNLQLCFIPGEMLSPLMVKYPQIREHLRSLAQIRHSLMGNCEDTPATETVTSSNEEEEAASFATPIAEPKAQAKISKAYFPTPTQKIGHLWQKTLRRYPFYAQQSGSDCGAACLVMISRYWGKRFSVNRMRDIANVDRNGASLRGLSVAAESIGFSTRPVKASLDQLAKQNLPAIAHWEGKHYIVVYEITSKHVIVADPAIGQISLTHREFKANWTGYALLLQPTAMLKDAKESSTPFWQFFELLKPYSLVMFEVLVASIFIQIFGLITPLFTQLILDRVVVQRSELTLTAVGIGLLIFSLFRVAMMGLRQYLLDHTANKIDLALIVAFIRHTLKLPLNFFESRYVGDILSRVQENRKIQRFLSGEALSILLDLLTVFIYVGLMWWYSWKMALLALVIVPPFAALALIATPFLQRTSREIFNAIAQESSYLIEALTGIRTVKATAVEQTVRWHWEDLLNKEVKTTFSGQVINNRLQIFSNIIQGVMTTALLWFGAYLVIHDQLTIGQLVAFNMLMSNIITPFQRLTVLWNQLQEVIIAVERINDVLDTEPEENLIYQSRQSLPQLKGHIKFDNVTFRYHPESDNNILENLSFTIKPGQMVALVGRSGSGKTTISKLVLGLYPPTDGKVLIDGQDITSLSLTSLRQQVGVVDQDTFLFGGSIRENISLGQPSATLNDIIEAAKLAGADEFIKKLPMGYETQIGEGGGLLSGGQRQRIAIARALLGNPQLLVLDEATSHLDTESERIIQRNLNTILRGRTTLVIAHRLSTIRQADLILVLDRGVLIESGNHEELMAKRGHYFYLNQQQMQGIE; encoded by the coding sequence ATGACGACTAATAATTTATCTACTTCAGTTATTTCTTTAGCACAATTTAATCAGACGCTTGGTTATTCTCTCTCCGAAACCGAATTCAACCAATGTCTGCAACAAGTTAAATTTATTAATCCCAAAGTGGGGAAATTTTGGCAAGGAACTGATGTAGAACCAGGTATTTATCTAGTCATCAGTGGTAAAGTCCGGTTATTAAATGATGCTGGTGAATTAGTAACTTCTTTAGAAGCAGGCGCATCATTTGGAGAATTCACACTATTTCCAGAAGTGCGATTTCAACCTTACGCTGCTAGAGCCAGTGTGAATTTACAACTATGTTTTATTCCTGGTGAGATGCTATCACCATTGATGGTGAAGTATCCACAAATTCGCGAACATCTGCGTAGTCTGGCTCAAATTCGTCATTCCTTGATGGGAAACTGCGAAGATACCCCAGCAACGGAGACAGTAACATCTTCCAATGAAGAAGAAGAAGCAGCATCATTTGCTACACCAATCGCCGAACCAAAAGCACAAGCCAAGATTAGCAAAGCCTATTTTCCCACCCCTACCCAAAAAATCGGGCATTTATGGCAAAAAACCCTGCGTCGTTACCCATTCTATGCTCAACAAAGTGGTTCCGACTGTGGTGCAGCTTGTTTAGTCATGATTTCTCGTTACTGGGGGAAAAGATTTAGTGTTAACCGGATGCGGGATATCGCTAATGTAGACCGCAATGGCGCATCCTTACGGGGTTTATCGGTAGCGGCTGAAAGCATCGGCTTTTCTACTCGACCAGTAAAAGCTAGTTTAGATCAATTGGCTAAACAAAATTTACCTGCGATCGCGCACTGGGAAGGCAAACATTACATAGTTGTTTACGAAATTACCTCTAAACACGTTATTGTTGCTGACCCTGCAATTGGACAAATCAGTTTAACTCATCGAGAATTTAAAGCTAATTGGACAGGCTATGCACTACTTTTGCAACCAACAGCAATGCTCAAAGATGCAAAAGAAAGTTCTACACCTTTTTGGCAATTCTTTGAATTACTCAAGCCATACTCTTTAGTAATGTTTGAGGTGCTGGTTGCTTCTATATTTATTCAAATATTCGGTTTAATTACACCTTTATTTACCCAACTAATATTAGACAGAGTAGTTGTCCAACGCTCAGAATTAACTCTTACTGCCGTCGGCATAGGATTACTCATTTTTAGTCTATTCCGTGTCGCCATGATGGGGTTAAGACAATATCTTCTTGACCACACAGCTAATAAGATAGATTTAGCTTTAATCGTGGCATTTATTCGCCACACATTAAAACTTCCCTTAAATTTCTTTGAGTCGCGTTATGTAGGTGATATTCTCTCTCGTGTCCAGGAGAATCGCAAGATTCAACGCTTTTTATCTGGTGAAGCCTTATCAATTCTCTTAGACTTACTCACTGTTTTTATCTATGTAGGATTGATGTGGTGGTACAGTTGGAAAATGGCATTGTTGGCATTGGTAATTGTGCCGCCTTTTGCAGCTTTAGCTTTAATTGCTACACCGTTTTTACAGAGAACTTCCAGAGAAATATTTAATGCGATCGCTCAAGAAAGCAGTTATCTAATTGAAGCTTTAACTGGTATCAGAACTGTCAAAGCTACAGCAGTTGAACAAACAGTACGTTGGCATTGGGAAGACTTATTAAATAAAGAAGTCAAAACTACTTTTTCTGGTCAAGTTATTAATAACCGTCTGCAAATTTTCAGTAATATCATCCAAGGTGTAATGACCACTGCATTACTCTGGTTTGGTGCTTACTTAGTCATTCATGATCAATTAACAATTGGACAATTAGTAGCATTTAATATGCTCATGTCCAATATCATCACTCCCTTTCAACGCTTAACTGTCTTGTGGAATCAATTACAAGAAGTCATCATTGCTGTAGAGCGAATTAATGACGTTTTAGACACAGAACCAGAAGAGAATTTAATTTACCAATCACGCCAAAGTTTACCCCAACTTAAAGGTCACATTAAATTTGATAACGTGACATTTCGTTATCATCCAGAAAGTGACAATAATATCTTAGAAAATCTCAGTTTTACCATCAAACCTGGTCAAATGGTTGCCCTAGTAGGGCGTAGTGGTTCTGGTAAAACTACTATTTCTAAATTAGTTTTAGGCTTATATCCTCCTACAGACGGCAAAGTTTTAATTGATGGTCAAGATATTACTAGTTTGTCGTTAACTTCCTTACGTCAACAAGTAGGGGTAGTTGATCAAGACACATTTTTATTTGGCGGCTCAATCCGAGAAAATATTAGTTTAGGACAGCCTAGTGCCACTTTAAATGACATCATTGAAGCAGCTAAATTAGCTGGTGCTGATGAATTTATTAAAAAGCTCCCAATGGGTTATGAAACTCAAATCGGCGAAGGTGGCGGGTTATTATCTGGTGGACAAAGACAGCGCATCGCCATTGCTAGAGCCTTATTAGGTAATCCCCAGTTATTAGTTCTAGATGAAGCAACCTCTCACCTCGATACAGAATCAGAAAGAATTATTCAAAGAAACTTAAATACTATTCTCCGAGGAAGAACCACACTAGTTATTGCTCACCGTCTATCTACAATTCGGCAAGCGGATTTGATTTTAGTGCTTGATAGAGGTGTATTAATTGAGAGTGGCAATCATGAAGAATTAATGGCAAAACGAGGTCATTATTTCTATCTCAATCAGCAACAAATGCAAGGAATAGAGTAA
- a CDS encoding Uma2 family endonuclease: MTATTKKLTFAEYLKYNDGTDTQYELVDGELIPMSLGTGKHGSIAKFLERSFDDECAKMGKNWTAQKFSVGVRSPRGGRWDTSRVPDVVVLTAEQWEALAHREAVIELNETPPILVVEVVSEATQTTDYRSKRSEYAVLEIPEYWIVDPIQKIVTVCTLVEGFYDAMAFQGKELINSATFLQLNLTAEQVLAAKK, encoded by the coding sequence ATGACTGCAACCACTAAAAAACTCACTTTTGCTGAGTATCTCAAATATAACGATGGCACAGATACCCAATATGAATTGGTAGACGGAGAATTAATCCCTATGAGTCTTGGTACTGGTAAACACGGTAGCATAGCCAAGTTTTTAGAACGCAGCTTTGATGACGAATGTGCCAAGATGGGTAAAAATTGGACAGCGCAAAAATTCTCTGTAGGAGTGCGTTCACCACGTGGAGGACGCTGGGACACTTCACGAGTGCCGGATGTAGTAGTATTAACGGCAGAGCAATGGGAAGCACTGGCTCATCGAGAAGCTGTAATTGAACTTAACGAAACTCCACCCATATTAGTAGTAGAAGTAGTCAGCGAAGCTACACAAACAACAGACTACCGCAGTAAGCGTTCTGAATATGCCGTTCTGGAAATTCCTGAATACTGGATTGTTGATCCAATTCAAAAGATAGTCACAGTATGCACCCTAGTCGAAGGGTTTTATGATGCAATGGCATTCCAAGGAAAAGAACTCATCAACTCTGCCACTTTTCTACAGTTGAATTTAACGGCTGAACAAGTTTTGGCAGCTAAAAAGTAG